A portion of the Colius striatus isolate bColStr4 chromosome 1, bColStr4.1.hap1, whole genome shotgun sequence genome contains these proteins:
- the ZBED4 gene encoding zinc finger BED domain-containing protein 4 has protein sequence MDGNFVLGKINNLKEEQEEDGINCTLERMDIKAEGDDFKHADSSDEHEDKEKNFITNNPGKYLSAENEDDYGSLFSQYSSTLCDVAMEAVTQSLLSSRNISSRKKSPAWNHFFISPRDSTKAICMYCMKEFSRGKNEKDLSTSCLMRHVRRAHPTVLIQENGSMPGISSFSSPTLLLPPQSADVGDLSSMLSPIKLVKKMASKIPSPDRIIEESVSIASSEEIPDLSVSEKCSKEEVTVGSSPQLPNSQYDDTVENVAEKTVVIPKSTSGSRRRSAVWKHFYLSPLDNSKAVCIHCMNEFSRGKNGKDLGTSCLIRHMWRAHRSIVLQENGGGTSIPPLYTAPPTLLPSLLPSDSDLNSMSSSPGKLMKESTSVSSSPDRISEEIHTNISSGDALVEDSMLSSSDDIGEVSFVSSPEKQCEGLGPLIFEPTAVFQQNKRIMKRLKSEVWHHFSLSPADSLKAVCRYCSCMISRGKKGDVGTSCLMRHLYRRHPDVIGNQKSFLDMSLANSPYATLASAECSSSKLTDLPTMVTHDNQIIFPVNSKKTSKLWNHFSICSADSTKVICMHCGRTISRGKKPTNLGTSCLLRHLQRFHNNVLKTDVSETVLSSSTDNHVPLSTELLGSSNFDETNDKFCDSHPVAKKITSLVAEMIALDLQPYSFVDNVGFNRLLEYLQPQYSLPSPSYFSRTAIPDMYDNVKQIIISHLKEAESGVIHFTSGIWMSNQTREYLTLTAHWVTFESSFRPQCEDYHCSALLNVSQIDCDYNGISIQKQLEYWWETWITSIGLQIGITVTDNQSIEKTLNEGDHSSVQCFSHTVNVIVNEAIKSQRMVQNLLSIARKICERVHRSAKAKEKLAELQKEYELPQHQLIQDVPSKWNTSFHMLERLIEQKRAIDEMSIECSFRELISCDQWEVMQSVCHALKPFEAASREMSTHMSTLSQVIPMIHILNRKIEMLFEETMGIDTMLKSLKEAMVSRLSSTLHDPRYIFATLLDPRYKTSLFTEEEAEQYKQDLIRELEIMSSTSDNDKPVSNGCDIGSPSTNSYGEDNLWSLMGDMKKTKDLKERAKLPEEMVLSYLEEEVLEHNCDPLTYWNFKKSSWPVLSKLAVRFLGCPPSIVPSERLFNTSNESNNFSQSRLMIEHFEKLIFLKVNLPLIYFQY, from the coding sequence ATGGATGGTAATTTTGTACTGGGTAAAATCAATAACTTAAAAGAAGAGCAAGAGGAAGATGGCATTAACTGTACTCTAGAAAGAATGGATATAAAGGCAGAAGGAGATGATTTCAAACATGCAGACAGCAGTGATGAACATGAGGACAAAGAAAAGAACTTCATTACCAATAACCCTGGCAAATATTTATCTGCAGAAAATGAAGATGATTATGGATCTCTCTTTTCTCAGTATAGTAGTACACTGTGTGATGTAGCGATGGAAGCTGTGACACAAAGCCTCCTTTCTAGCAGAAACATAAGCTCCAGGAAAAAGTCTCCTGCTTGGAACCATTTTTTTATATCTCCTAGAGATAGTACTAAAGCAATATGTATGTACTGTATGAAAGAATTTAGCAGGGGTAAAAATGAGAAGGACCTGAGTACAAGTTGTCTCATGAGACATGTGAGAAGAGCCCATCCCACTGTACTAATTCAAGAAAATGGAAGTATGCCAGGTATATCCTCCTTTTCTTCACCTACGTTGTTACTGCCACCTCAGTCTGCAGATGTTGGAGATCTGAGTTCTATGTTATCCCCCATAAAACTGGTCAAGAAAATGGCTTCTAAAATACCATCTCCAGATCGAATAATTGAGGAATCTGTTTCTATTGCTTCTTCTGAAGAAATACCAGATCTCTCAGTTTCTGAAAAGTGCAGCAAAGAAGAAGTCACGGTTGGGTCATCTCCACAGCTACCCAACAGCCAGTACGATGACACTGTGGAGAATGTAGCAGAAAAAACTGTTGTAATTCCAAAGAGCACATCAGGTTCCAGGAGGAGATCTGCTGTCTGGAAACACTTTTATTTGTCACCTCTAGATAATTCTAAAGCTGTTTGTATCCACTGCATGAATGAATTCAGTAGagggaaaaatggaaaagaccTGGGAACGAGCTGTTTAATAAGACACATGTGGAGAGCCCATCGTTCCATTGTCCTTCAAGAGAACGGGGGTGGTACCAGCATACCACCTCTCTACACTGCACCTCCTACTCTGTTGCCTTCTTTACTACCCTCAGACAGCGATCTGAATTCGATGTCGTCTTCTCCTGGAAAGCTGATGAAAGAAtcaacttctgtttcttcttctccagacagAATCTCTGAGGAGATCCATACTAATATCTCTTCTGGAGATGCTCTGGTGGAAGATTCGATGCTGTCATCTTCTGATGATATAGGTGAAGTCTCCTTTGTTTCATCTCCCGAGAAACAGTGTGAGGGCTTAGGTCCGCTAATATTTGAACCCACTGCTGtatttcagcaaaataaaaggATTATGAAAAGGCTTAAATCAGAAGTTTGGCACCACTTTTCACTGTCACCTGCAGACAGTCTAAAAGCAGTGTGTAGATACTGCAGTTGTATGATAAGCCGCGGTAAGAAAGGAGATGTAGGCACAAGCTGCTTGATGAGGCATCTCTATAGACGCCATCCCGATGTAATTGGAAACCAAAAGAGCTTTCTTGATATGAGTTTGGCAAATTCTCCTTACGCCACTTTGGCTTCTGCAGAATGCTCATCCTCAAAGTTGACTGACTTGCCTACAATGGTTACACATGATAATCAAATCATATTTCCTGTTAATAGTAAGAAGACCTCAAAACTGTGGAATCACTTTTCGATTTGTTCTGCAGATTCAACAAAAGTAATATGTATGCACTGTGGACGTACGATAAGCAGGGGGAAAAAGCCAACAAATCTAGGCACAAGTTGCCTTCTAAGACATTTGCAGCGGTTTCATAACAATGTGTTGAAAACTGATGTCTCAGAGACAGTATTATCCTCATCTACGGATAATCACGTGCCACTGAGCACAGAATTACTAGGATCTTCAAATTTTGATGAAACCAATGACAAGTTTTGTGACTCTCACCCAGTTgccaaaaaaatcacaagtcTTGTAGCAGAAATGATTGCACTTGACCTTCAGCCATATTCTTTTGTAGACAACGTTGGCTTTAACAGGCTGCTTGAATATTTGCAACCTCAATATTCTTTACCTTCTCCATCTTACTTTTCTAGGACAGCAATTCCAGATATGTATGATAATGTAAAACAGATCATTATTTCACATCTTAAAGAAGCTGAAAGCGGGGTGATTCATTTTACGTCCGGGATATGGATGAGCAACCAAACACGTGAATATCTAACTCTGACAGCTCATTGGGTAACTTTTGAGTCTTCGTTTCGACCACAGTGTGAGGATTACCATTGTTCAGCACTACTAAATGTATCACAGATTGATTGCGACTACAATGGCATCAGCATTCAAAAGCAGTTAGAGTACTGGTGGGAAACGTGGATTACTTCCATTGGCCTTCAGATTGGGATTACTGTTACAGATAATCAGAGTATAGAGAAAACTTTAAATGAAGGTGACCATTCAAGCGTACAATGTTTTAGTCACACTGTTAATGTCATTGTAAATGAGGCTATTAAAAGCCAGAGAATGGTGCAGAATTTGCTTAGTATTGCAAGAAAGATCTGTGAACGTGTCCATCGGTCAGCGAAGGCGAAAGAGAAGTTGGCCGAGTTGCAAAAAGAGTATGAGCTGCCTCAGCATCAGCTGATACAAGATGTTCCATCCAAGTGGAATACGTCATTTCATATGCTTGAACGTCTTATCGAACAGAAGAGAGCAATCGATGAAATGTCCATAGAGTGCAGCTTTCGGGAGCTCATAAGCTGCGACCAGTGGGAAGTCATGCAGTCCGTGTGTCACGCTCTCAAACCTTTTGAAGCCGCAAGCAGGGAGATGAGTACACACATGTCTACTCTCAGCCAGGTGATTCCAATGATTCATATACTGAACAGGAAAATAGAAATGCTGTTTGAGGAAACAATGGGTATAGACACTATGCTGAAATCTTTGAAAGAAGCTATGGTGAGTAGGTTGTCCTCCACGCTTCATGATCCAAGGTACATTTTTGCTACACTGCTGGATCCCCGGTATAAGACATCCTTATTTACGGAAGAGGAGGCCGAACAATATAAACAAGACTTAATCAGGGAGCTGGAAATAATGAGTTCTACCTCAGATAATGATAAACCTGTTTCCAATGGATGTGATATAGGTTCACCATCTACAAATTCTTATGGGGAAGATAATCTTTGGTCACTCATGGGtgacatgaagaaaacaaaagacctGAAAGAGAGAGCAAAGTTACCAGAGGAAATGGTGCTTTCTTATTTGGAGGAAGAAGTGCTTGAGCATAACTGTGATCCTCTAACTTACTGGAACTTTAAGAAGTCGTCTTGGCCAGTACTGTCAAAATTGGCTGTCAGGTTCTTGGGTTGTCCACCAAGTATTGTTCCTTCAGAGAGATTGTTCAATACATCCAATGAAAGCAACAACTTTAGTCAGTCAAGGTTAATGATTGAACACTTTGAAAAGCTTATCTTTTTGAAAGTGAATCTTCCTTTGATATACTTCCAGTATTGA